The genomic segment AGCACGTCCCAGCTGGTCGGATCGTGCGGTACCTGGCTCGCCGCCACCAGTGCGGCCGACGCCCGGGCGAGCTCGCCGGCCGGCACCTCGCGGAAGGCGGCCCGGGTCGGTGCGACGTGGAGCACGGCGGCCAGCCGGGCGGCGACCCCGACGGCGGCGTCCGGGGTCAGGGTGCGGGCGGCCGACCCGCTCTGCGCGATCGCCCGGCCGAACAGACCGGCCGAGCGCGGCACGGCCAGCAGGGTGGCGACGCTGACCGCGCCGGCGGACTGGCCGGCGACGGTGACCCGGTCCGGATCCCCGCCGAACGCGGCGATGTTGTCCCGCACCCACGCCAGCGCGGCGAGCTGGTCCAGCAGCCCCAGGTTCGCGACCCCGTCGCCGAGGTACAGGAAGCCCTCCGCACCGAGCCGGTAGTTGATCGTCACGCACACCACGCCGTCCCGGGCGAACGAGCTGCCCCGGTAGCCGGGCAGGGAGCCGGCGCCGGTGGTGAACGCGCCGCCGTGGATCCACACCAGTACCGGCAGCCCGGTGGTGTGCGGATCGGGGGTCCAGACGTTGAGGTTGAGGCAGTCCTCGCCGTCGATCACGACCTCCGGGAACAGCGGCGTGCCCGGCCCCTTGGGACAGGTCGGCCCGTACCGCCCGGCGTCGCGCACCCCCTCCCACGGCACCGGCGGCGCGGGCGGCAGCAGCCGGCGCGGACCGAACGGTGCTGCCGCGTACGGGATGCCGAGAAACGCGGCGACTCCCCCGTCGAGCCGCCCGGCCACTCGGCCACCCGCCACCCGCACCGTCGGCGCCTCGCCCACCACCGTCATCGCCCACCCCTCACCTGGTCGGTACGGGTCGAGCATCGTCGCGGCGGCACCGGCGCGTCTTGGACGAATGTTTGGCCGGCACACCCAGCACGCCTGGGCGCCTGGGCGCTTGGGCGCGCGGGGCGGCGGGGCGGCGGGGCGGCGGGGCGGCGGGGCGGCGGGGCGGCGGGGCGAACACCTTACCGGACACACCCAACGCGCGGTGTCGCGTATCGCACCTTCCGTCGTCGCGGGATGTCGGCACATACTTGTCGCAAAGGAGGCGAGGTGACGTGAGAGGGCCCGAAAAGTGGACACGGTCCGCCGGCTATGCGACTGTCAGTTACGACACAGGCACGACATGTTGACGTTTTCCTGGTGTCCTTTTGTCGTTCTTGACATGATTGATGCGCCCGCGCGTGCAGAGGAGTCGCGGCAGTCCCGTTACCCGACCGGGCGTCCCTGAAGGGCCTGCCTGTCGTGCCAGCGCTCGTGAGGAGGCCTACGTGACGATCAACGTGGCCGAGGTCAAGTCGGCGATCCACGCCGCCGTGGCCGAGGTACAGGACGGCCAGCAGGCGGTCCAGCTCGCCAACGAGAAGCTGGACGCCGCCCAGCAGAACCTCGCCCTCGCGGTCGAGGGGTCCGGCGCCGAGGCGGTGCAGACCGCCCAGGCGGCGCTGGTGGCCGCCCGCGACGACCTGGACAACTGCCTGGCCACCACGATCGGCGCGGTCGAGCAGGCCCAGACCTACCTCGCCAGCCTGTAGCGCCGTGCCGTCCCTCGTCGAGTCCCTCGGTGCCCGGCTGCGCGAGATCGGGCAACAGTTGCCGCTGCCCGAACTGACCCGCGCCGCGACCCAGCTGCGCGACGCCACCGAACGCTGCGGGTACATGATGCGCGAGTCCGGCCACGCCGACTGGCTCGGCCAGCTCACGCTGGCCGGCAGCCACCTGGACAGCGCGATCGCGGCGACCCGGTCGGTACTGACCGAACTCGACGGCTACCTGACCGGCATCGGCATCGCCGGGGTCGCATCCCCCGGCCCCGCGCCGGTGGCCGCCGCCCGGGCGCGCAGCACCCCCGGCGACACCGAACCCGACGTCGAGCCGGTCCTGGCGCTGCGGTCCTGGTGGCAGGAGCGGGTCGACGTGCTCACCGGCCGGCCCGCCGACGAGCAGCGCCCCCAGACGGTCCGCACCGACGGCGACCGCGGGGGCGCCGCGCCGGAGGAGCCGGCGGACGCGTTGGGCCGGCTCAGCGCCGCCGCGCGCGGCGGCCGGGACGCCTACCGGGACGCGCTGCTGGCCACCCACCCGGCGACCGGGATGGCGCTCGCCGCGCCGGCCGACCGGGCCGCCCGCCGGCTCGGGGCCGAACTGGCCGGCCACCCGCTCGGCCCGGACGACGCGAAGAGACTCACCGCCCGCGGTGCCGGCCGGATCACCGAGCTGCTGCCGGAACTCCCGCCGGAACTGCCGGCGGAACTGGTCGGGCAGCTGTGCGACCCGTTCGGCGCCCGGCACGCGGCGGCTCAGCGGCACCCGGTCGACGCGGTCGTCGGCTGGCCGATCCTGGTCGGCGAGCTGCTCCGGGCGCTCGGCGCCACCGAGGACCGGCTGCCGGAGCTGACCGCCACCGCGCGCCAGCGCCCCGACGAGACGCTGCGCCGCGATGGCCGGTAGCCGCCGCGAGCTGGTCGAACAGCTCCGGCAGACCCTCTCGTACGCCCGCGGCTCGGCCCGTGCCGACCTCGCCGCGGCCGAGGCGGCAGCCGACGCGGCGCGCACCGAGCATGCCAACGCCGAGCGCGAGGCGCAACGTTGCGGCCAGCGCCTGCTGGCGGCGCACGCTACCCGCCGTGGTGAGGTGGACCGGCAGTCGCTGCACCGGCTGCGCGCCGCGGCCGAACAGCTCACCGCGCTCGCGGTCGAGCAGGCGCCCGGCGCCGCCGGCCTCGACTGGCCGCACTGGGCGCCGACACTGCCGGCCCGGTCCCAGCCACCCGGGCTGTACCGGATCGGCCGGCTGCTGGCCCGTGACGTGGTCGCCGGCTCCGAGCCGCCGCTGCCGGCCCTGGTCGCGCTGCTGGACGAGGCGCACCTGCTGATCGAGGACCCCGGCCACGAACGGGCCGAACTCGCGGTGCCCACCCCGGCGACCGAACCCGACCCGACGACCGCGGTCACGCACCGGCCGACCGAACGGGTACACCGCTTCGTCGGCTCGCTGCTGCTGCGGGTGCTCGGCTCGACCGTGCCCGGGTCGGTCCAGCTGACCGTGTACGACCCGGAGCGGCTCGGCGGCAGCCTCGCCGCGTTCGCGCCGCTGGCGCAGGCCGGCCTGCTCACCTTCGTCGGGCCGGGCGGGCTCGGCGACGTGCTGGACGGGCTGGTCGAACAGGTCCGCCGGATCAACGAGACGGTGCTCGCCGGCGACTACGCGTCGCTGCGCGAGCTGCACGCCGCGACCGGCCGCCGGCCGGAGCCGTGGCGGATCGCGGTCCTGCTCGGCGAGGGCGACGGCGCCGAGCTGACCGGCGCCCAGCAGGCCCAGCTCGACCGGCTGATCCGCACCGGGCCGGCCTGCGGCGTGCAGCTGCTGATCGCCGGGATCGGGCCGGCCGGTGAGTGGCGCCAGCAGCCGCAGCTCGACCGGGTGGTGCTGTGGGGCGACCGGGCCTGGACCTCGCTGACCGGTAACCAGTTCCTGGTGCAGCTCGACCCGCCGCCGTCGATCGAACTCGCCACCGGCACCAGCCGGTCCATCGCCGCGAAGGTACTGGCCGGGCCGGACCCGGCGGTGTTCGCCGACCTGCTGCCCGCGCGGGAGTGGACCGAGTCGTCGGCGGACCGGTTGGTCGCGCCGGTCGGCGCCGGCCCGGACGGCCGACTCATCGACGTCGAACTCGGCGACTCGCCGCCGCACGCACTGGTCGGCGGCCCCTCCGGTACCGGCAAGACCAACCTGCTCTACGCGCTGATCGGGTCGCTGGCGGCCCGCTACTCACCGGACGAGCTGGCGCTCTACCTGCTGGACTTCAAGGAGGGCGTGTCGTTCGCCCGGTTCGCGCCGGGCCGCCGGGACCCGAGCTGGCTGCCGCACGTCCGGCTGGTCGGGGTCAACGTCAACACCGACCGGGAGTACGGCCTGGCCCTGCTCGCGTTCCTGCACCAGCAGCTGCGGGAGCGGGCCGAGGCGGCCAAGGCGTACGAGGCGACCAAGCTCGCCGAACTGCGCACCGAGGACCCGGCCGGGCACTGGCCGCGCATCGTCGCGGTCGTCGACGAGTTCCAGGTGCTGCTGGACGGCCGGGACGCGGTCGCGCTGGAGGCGGCCAGGTTGCTGGAGGACCTGGCCCGGCGCGGCCGGTCCCAGGGCATCCACCTGATCCTGGCCAGCCAGGACCTGTCCGGCATCGACGCGCTGTGGGGACGCGCCTCGATGGTCGCCCAGTTCACCCTGCGCATCGCGCTGCCGAAGGCACGCCGGATCCTCGCCGAGGGCAACCTCGCTGCGGACACGGTGCCCCGGCACCACGCGGTGATCAACCCGGACTCCGGTGCCGAGCCGGCGAACCGGGTCGCGCACATCCCGGACGCCGGCCGCCGCGGCACCCTGGACGTGCTGCAGCAGCGGCTCTGGCAGCGCCGCGACCCGGACTCCGCACCACCGGTGCTGTTCGACGGTGGCCGGGTGCCGCTGCTGTCCGAGTCCGCGGACCTGGCCGCGATGGCACCGGGACCGGAGCCGAGCCGTACCCCGGTCGCGCTGGTCGGCCACACCATCGACGTGACCGGCCGGTCCGCCGGGGTGCGGCTGTCCCGCTCCCCCGGCCGCAACCTCGCGATACTCGGCGCCCGCGCGGCGGAGGCGTGCGACGTGCTCGCCACCGCCGCGGTCTCGCTCGCCGCGCAGTACCGGCCGGGCGCGGTGCGGTTCAGCCTGGTCTGCCTGGACGACGACGCGGTCGAGGCGGCCAAGCGGCTGCACGACGAGCTGGGCGCTGGCGGCCACCACGTCGACTGGTACGACCGGGACGGGGTGTGCGGGCTGCTCGCCGGCACCGCCCAGGCGCTGCGGGACGGTGGCGACGAGCCGGCCCGGCCGCACGTGCTGCTGGCGTACGCGGTGGACGCGGCCGCCACCCGGCTGGAACGCAAGGATCCGGCCACCCGGCGCAGCGCCCGGGACGATCTGAAGGACATCCTGGGCCGCGGCCCCGAACTGCGCACCCACCTGCTCGGCTGGTGGCGTTCGGTACCGCGGCTGCGCGACGACCTCGGCGGTCTCGGCGCCCGGTTCGACGCGTTCGGCGCCTGGCTCGCGCTGGACGTCCAGGGCGGCGAGCTCGCGCCGCTGTCCACCGAGCCGGGCGGCCCGCACTGGTACCCGCGGGAGCGCCGGGCGCTGTTCTTCGACCGCGCAGTGGACCGCCATCCGCGGGTGGTCATCCCGTACCGGACCGAGGAGCCGCGATGAGCCCGCGGCCATCGGGCCGCCCCGGACCGGAGGAGCCGCGATGAGCCAGCTGGCCGACACCCGACCGCTCGCCGGTACCGGATCGCCGCGGGAGCGGTACCGCCGGGCGGTGGCCGCGCTCGCGGCGCCGCTGCACGACCAGGTCGCCGGGCACGACCGGACCGACCAGGCGCTGGTGACCGGGCGCCGGGAGATCGCCGACCGGCTCGGCGAGTCGGCCGGCCGGGTGCACGCCGCCCGGTCCGACGTCGCCGCGGCGGCCGACCAGGTCGAGGCGGTCGACCGCCGGGCCCGGCGAATCTGGCGGGAGCTGGCCGCGCTGCCGGGCCGGCCCCGCGACCTGGGGCCGACGCCGATCCCGCGGGCGGTGACGGCGCAGCCGGCGCTCCCCGCCACCGAACTGCTGGACCGCGCCGAGCGCACCGTCACCGCCGCGCGGCTGGGTGAACTGCCGCTGCGCCCGCCGGTACCGATCTGGGCGGCGATGGTGCTCGCCGGCGCGGTCGGCGCGCTGGTCTGCGCCGGCATCGGTACCGCCCTGCTGGTCGCCGCGCCGGGGATGCCGGTCGGGGAACGTGCCGCGGCCCGGGTGATCGCCGACGTGGCGTTCGCGCTCGGCGTCGTGGCCGGCGTGCCCGGGGCGCTGAGCTGGCTGTCCCGGTACGGCCAGCCGATGACCGCGCGGGCGTTCGGCGCGGTATTCGGTACCGGCGCGATCGCGACGATCGGGCTGTTCGTCCTGCTCGGGCATTGACCGAGCGACGCTGTCAGGAAATTCCCATCTTGGGGGTCCTACGATGGCATTCACCGAGCCCGGCCGATGCCGGCGATCGCAACATGCGAATTCAGGCGGTATTCCCCTGGCTGGGTAATTGTGCTTGACTTGCCCCACCGCTTTGACGCGCGGCGATACGCACATCGCGGATAGACGTCGCGACCCGCACATCGGAACACACGCACGAGGACGCCGATGGACGACATGCAGGGCCTGAGCCTGACCGAGGCCGCTCGCGAGGCTTACATGCAGCTGATCATGTGCGAGCTGCCCAGCTCGGGCACCGAGGTCGAGGCATGGATTCCGGCGATGAAGGCGGTCAGCCGGATGAATGCGGTCGCCCTGCATCCCGCGCTGATCGCGATCGCCGATCAGCTCGAGGCCGGATTCCACGACGCGGTCTGCGCGCAGGACCCGGACCGGCTGCGGGTCGCGTTCGACGCCGCGGCCAAGCGACTGCGCCCGCACACCGGCGCCGTTTGACGATCCATTTCACTGACGGTCACCGCGAGGCCGCGTGGCAATCGGTCGGTGAACACTATCCGTCATTCTTTTCGGGAATCCCGATTGGCGCATTCCGACAAACGTTCGACCGGGCGCCGAGAATTGTGCCGGTCGCGGGCGCCGTTCAAGGAGCCGCTCAGGCGGCGGTGAAACGCGACCCGTCGCCCGGATGCCAGGAACCGAACGAGGGATTCGCCGGCGGCACCGGGACGGTGGGCAGGAACCGGTCGAGCCGGGTCAGGTGCAGCAGCCGGGTCAGCCGGGCCGGGGTGCCGCGCAGCGCGAGCTGTCGGCCGGCCTGCTCGGCGAGCCGATGGGTGCCCACCAGCACGCCCAACCCGGTGGCGTCGAAAGTGTCCACAGTGGACATGTCGATCAGCAGCAGGCCGTCTCCCTGGGCCACCGCCGCATGCAGCCGTTCCCGAACGGAGGCAGCAGTGTGGGTGTCGAACCGGCCCGAGACGTGCACCACCGTCGGCTGGTCCGTCGAGCCGACCTGCCGGCTGCCGGTGTGCTGCTCGCTCGCGGTGCACTGCAACGCGCGCTCACCTGCCACGACGATCCCCCAACGGTCCCCGGACCCGGCCGCGCCGGCTCGCCACCCCCATGACGAAACCGAACCCGGCCGGGTCCGATGCCTCCCCGCTCCCCCAGCGGTACCACCGACGGTACGGCCCCAT from the Actinocatenispora thailandica genome contains:
- a CDS encoding carboxylesterase/lipase family protein codes for the protein MTVVGEAPTVRVAGGRVAGRLDGGVAAFLGIPYAAAPFGPRRLLPPAPPVPWEGVRDAGRYGPTCPKGPGTPLFPEVVIDGEDCLNLNVWTPDPHTTGLPVLVWIHGGAFTTGAGSLPGYRGSSFARDGVVCVTINYRLGAEGFLYLGDGVANLGLLDQLAALAWVRDNIAAFGGDPDRVTVAGQSAGAVSVATLLAVPRSAGLFGRAIAQSGSAARTLTPDAAVGVAARLAAVLHVAPTRAAFREVPAGELARASAALVAASQVPHDPTSWDVLPFAPVIDGDTLPAHPFDAVRGGAGRGVRLLTGWNRDDTRIGLVPTGLIDAVDETMLAGVVAALGGPDGTVQRYRSARPGASSGELLAAVTTDRSLRLPITRGVEARLAGGATGNWLYRFDHASSSFGGRLGAAHAVELPYVFDLLDDESTRPLIGADPSPAVAQTVHGAWVRFVAAGDPGWPRYDQAGRDTALIGAGITVAADPDGELRDTWSG
- a CDS encoding FtsK/SpoIIIE domain-containing protein, whose product is MAGSRRELVEQLRQTLSYARGSARADLAAAEAAADAARTEHANAEREAQRCGQRLLAAHATRRGEVDRQSLHRLRAAAEQLTALAVEQAPGAAGLDWPHWAPTLPARSQPPGLYRIGRLLARDVVAGSEPPLPALVALLDEAHLLIEDPGHERAELAVPTPATEPDPTTAVTHRPTERVHRFVGSLLLRVLGSTVPGSVQLTVYDPERLGGSLAAFAPLAQAGLLTFVGPGGLGDVLDGLVEQVRRINETVLAGDYASLRELHAATGRRPEPWRIAVLLGEGDGAELTGAQQAQLDRLIRTGPACGVQLLIAGIGPAGEWRQQPQLDRVVLWGDRAWTSLTGNQFLVQLDPPPSIELATGTSRSIAAKVLAGPDPAVFADLLPAREWTESSADRLVAPVGAGPDGRLIDVELGDSPPHALVGGPSGTGKTNLLYALIGSLAARYSPDELALYLLDFKEGVSFARFAPGRRDPSWLPHVRLVGVNVNTDREYGLALLAFLHQQLRERAEAAKAYEATKLAELRTEDPAGHWPRIVAVVDEFQVLLDGRDAVALEAARLLEDLARRGRSQGIHLILASQDLSGIDALWGRASMVAQFTLRIALPKARRILAEGNLAADTVPRHHAVINPDSGAEPANRVAHIPDAGRRGTLDVLQQRLWQRRDPDSAPPVLFDGGRVPLLSESADLAAMAPGPEPSRTPVALVGHTIDVTGRSAGVRLSRSPGRNLAILGARAAEACDVLATAAVSLAAQYRPGAVRFSLVCLDDDAVEAAKRLHDELGAGGHHVDWYDRDGVCGLLAGTAQALRDGGDEPARPHVLLAYAVDAAATRLERKDPATRRSARDDLKDILGRGPELRTHLLGWWRSVPRLRDDLGGLGARFDAFGAWLALDVQGGELAPLSTEPGGPHWYPRERRALFFDRAVDRHPRVVIPYRTEEPR
- a CDS encoding STAS domain-containing protein → MAGERALQCTASEQHTGSRQVGSTDQPTVVHVSGRFDTHTAASVRERLHAAVAQGDGLLLIDMSTVDTFDATGLGVLVGTHRLAEQAGRQLALRGTPARLTRLLHLTRLDRFLPTVPVPPANPSFGSWHPGDGSRFTAA